The following DNA comes from Marinilabiliales bacterium.
TGGTGTTCCTGTTGCAGCGGGAAGTTGACGTTGACCTGTTCTCCATTATCACCTTCACCTGGTATTCTGTTTTCTGGATAGTCGTGGCCTTCCTGATGATGATAATAAGGGATTTAGGTTATATCATCAGGCTGAAGATCCTGAGCGAGGGCGATTTCTCATGGAGGCAGTGCTTCAATGTGATCATGCTCTGGGAGTTCTCTTCGGCAATAACCCCGAGCGCCATCGGCGGGACGGGTGTTGCGGTATTCTTTGTTCACCGGGAGGGACTGAGTTTCGGGCGCAGCACGGCCGTGGTAATGGCCACATCCTTCCTTGATGAGCTCTACTTTATACTGATGTTCCCCATACTGATCCTGCTCGTTACAGGCAGCACACTCTTTGCCATTGGTGTTGAGCCGGGGGGAGAGGTAGTATCATTTACAAACGAGTTTTTCTATTTCGCAACTATAGGCTATGCTGTTAAGTTTATTTTTGTGCTGGTTGTCGCTTACGGACTTTTTGTAAATCCGCGCGGCCTCAAATGGACGCTGCTGTGGATCTTCCGCCTGCCGTTGATCAGGAAGTGGCGCTACAAGATGCATGAAACCGGCACCGACCTGATCAATACCTCAAGAACCTTCAGGAGGAAATCCGCCGGTTTCTGGCTCAGGGCTTTTGCAGCAACCTTTTTCTCGTGGACGGCAAGGTACTGGGTGGTTAATTTCCTCCTCCTGGCCTTCTTTATCAATGTGAGAGTTTATGGCTTCATGGATCACATACTGATCTTCGCCCGCCAGCTCGTGATGTGGATCATGATGCTGGTGAGCCCCACACCCGGCGGAAGCGGATTTGCCGAGTTTGTCTTCTCGCGTTACCTGGGTGATTTTATCCCGGTAGGCTTCGCTGTGGTGATGGCGCTTATCTGGCGGCTTGTCAGCTATTATCCCTACCTCTTTATCGGTGCAGTAATGCTGCCGCGCTGGCTTGCCGGAAATTTTTCGGGCAGGAGAAAACGCTCCTGATCCCCAAACCATCACTTTCACATCACAATTACAGGATAATCCAAATTTATTCCTATTTTTGTTTTGCCGGTAAACAATTATCCTATGCTTAAAAAGGCCTCCTTTATTCTGCTCCTCGCTTTTCTTGCCGCATCATGCCGGCATGACAGGCAGCCTGACACGGACCGGGAAAAGGATGCAGCCGCAGAGCCTGTGAACGGCATCACGGTAGCCGACGAGAGCCTCGTCCTGTCTGATGAGATCCTTGGCGAGATCATATACAGCTTTGCCTCCATCGTCGAGATACCCGCGCTGGTAAGTGACCTTGGGGTGCCCTTTTCATCCGGGTTTCTGCTGCCCGCCAGCGAGGTACCGCAGCCCGGCACCGAAATCGGGAATGCCATCATGTTGGGCATCCTCGGGCCCGGCATGGGTTACATGGCCATGTACGGCGAAACCGGCGACATGCCCGGATATATACCGGTAATGAGCAGGGCAGCCGCGGGCATAGGGGCAGAAGAGCTGTTCGACTTTGACAATATTCAGCAACTGGCAAGCGGTCAGCCCGATCCCGCCATGCTCTCCTTCAGCTTCATGCAGAGCTACAACCGCACCGGCGACCATATGAGGGAGACCGGCCGCATTCATCTCGGCACCGCCCTGGTAGCCGGGGTCTGGATCGAGGGGCTTCACCTGCTGACCCGCGCCGCGGCCGTGCTCCCCGATGAAGAGATCCACGATCGGATAGGAGAACAGAAGATAATCCTCAACGAGCTGATAATAATTCTCAGGACACACCGGAGGTCTCACCGTGAATTCTCATCGCTCATCAGTATGCTCGAAGAGATAAAGAAAGTGTTTGACAAGGTGGAGATAGTGTACGAGGTTGATGACCCGCAGGCCGTTGAGCGTGACGGCATGCTCATGGTGGTCCAGAACCAGAGGAGCTATGTGAATATCGCACAGGAACATGTTGACCAGATAACGACCAGGATTGAAAACATTCGCGACAAAATAATTCGCCCGTAAATGGATTTATAAACCCGACTTGTAAGCATGAAACGATTTATAGCGATATTGATATTTGTTGCCGTGGCTGGCCCCCTCTGCTCGCAGACCCTCAGCCAGCTTGTCGATATCTGCGCAGCACAGCT
Coding sequences within:
- a CDS encoding UPF0104 family protein — protein: MPQNSKENGEVITKKHVRKIIYPIIIGIGVVVFLLQREVDVDLFSIITFTWYSVFWIVVAFLMMIIRDLGYIIRLKILSEGDFSWRQCFNVIMLWEFSSAITPSAIGGTGVAVFFVHREGLSFGRSTAVVMATSFLDELYFILMFPILILLVTGSTLFAIGVEPGGEVVSFTNEFFYFATIGYAVKFIFVLVVAYGLFVNPRGLKWTLLWIFRLPLIRKWRYKMHETGTDLINTSRTFRRKSAGFWLRAFAATFFSWTARYWVVNFLLLAFFINVRVYGFMDHILIFARQLVMWIMMLVSPTPGGSGFAEFVFSRYLGDFIPVGFAVVMALIWRLVSYYPYLFIGAVMLPRWLAGNFSGRRKRS